GTACTAATATAACGCCATATCTTTGTATCTATTTGGTGTATACTGTATGCCTTTTCACACTAATTAACAGTATttacagtaagtgtgtgtgtctgtgcgcgtgttgTGCCTGTGACACTCAACTGTACAGTCACACCTCAATGTAAGCCAGTTGCTTAGCAACCATGCTATTGTTGCCATAGGTAATGGGTGAGCTGCATTTCTGGAACCAGCAAGATCATACTATGTGTGACCCACCTGTTAGAATCTACTCACGTAAATAGCAATTTAcctgtgtaggtgtgtctgtcAAGATCAGTAAAATGGCCCTTCTCGTTTCCCGGCAAGTCATCCCTACTGAGTGCTACAAACAACCCATAATGCACTAGATCCCAaagcataatgtgtgtgtgtgtgtgtgtgtgtttaaccttgaattttgttttctttacaaaaaaGAGATCAAACTTTACGgtgaattacatttaaattacataagAACGCACTCTGTACATTCTGTCAACACTTAAAATACTGAAACCCACTTTTTAACCTGTAATTCGGCCACAATATTGCCAAATGACCCCCTGGgcatacaaacaaaatacagtTAATTTGCCTACTGAGATCTGTGATGAGTTTCAATGCAAGCCATAGAGATGACATTACCTTTTATAGCATCTTGACGAAGCCTTCCAGTCCATTAAGAAAGAGTGCTGCTCTCAGCTTGTATGCAACCAGTAAAGACAACGTCTTTGCAGTTCTCTGCACCTAGACAACCGGAGACAGCTCAGTTTTTTGGCTATGTGGTGACAGTTTGggcaaagaaaagaagaaaaaaaaccagcagcgaGGGAGGAGCTCAGCCACATGCACAGGAGGGACAGTCCGCTGGGGCATTCCCAATGCTGTCCTGTCTTTGCAGCAGacagcgcacgcacacgcacatacacacacacacacaggtccagTGCACATTCCATGTCCGAGAAACGGggtttcctttttgtttttttgttcgtttttttttgttttgtttttttgctttgcttatAACATTGCTGTAAGACGATGACACAGGATGATCCATGCAAAGATGTGACCAAGGCCCGGTGGTTtgcgtggtggggggggggggagaagggcgTGGCACGTGAATCAAGACAAGGCTCCAGACATctccaggaggggggggggaggatgggatAACAGTCATTGACGTGAGGTCCAAAGGGGGGGGTGATTATATGGTTTGGAAGCACATAATCTCATTTAAATAGGGCTGAGTAAATAATCTCCCTGATTTTAAAACACTGTTATTAAACTTTATATGGCCATGTGGAAAAGCCATTAATTGTCCTACTTATTGCTATTGAGAAGCTACCATTATTAAGGGACGATTGCTAACCAAAAAAGGAAGCGCTACTCTCCTCACTAGTCAAAGAGGGCGGGGTTTTGTCCATTGGGGGGGGAAGGACAGATTGGCTCCTCGTGTCCTGCTACAGTTTTAACACCATGCGCAAATTCGTATCGCACCGTCGGAACGCCAAACGTAATTCTGCGGGGCGCAGGCAGTCCCTCTGCTgaattcggggggggggaggagagacggCCCGTATGGAAGATGAGggagaggcggggggcgggcgtGGGGCCTGGCCTCACAGGATTGATGGGATGGGAGAGCGAGAGCGCCTCATTGGACAGGGCGAGTTGTAGGGCGAGGTCACCGGAGACAGCCTCAGGGCGCTGCCGGCCAGGCCTGCTATGTTGCTTAAGCTCCTGGATTTCTCGTAGCCTTCAAACGCAGGGGGAGAAGtgcacaagacaaaacacaaaaaaaacaaaacaaaaaaaaaaacgagggtGAGTCGCCATCGGCCAATCAGCAGTCAAGAACAAGACGAGACACGGACATGTGATGGGAAGTAACAGAGGGGTCATGCACAGCACTGGGTTCCACGGTGCTTAACGAGCAAGAGTCCATTCGTGAAAATGCAAAGGGTCATACGTGATTCAAAACCTCTTTGAAGATTTTTGCAAATTTACTGTACAAAAGACCAACCTGACTAGattacattttctgtcattgtgAAAAGTCTACATAGGAAAAAAGAACTTGAATTTCCCTTTATTTTCACAATAATGAAAAATCACTTCATCTTGAATGATACATAAGAATGAATATCTTCAACTCATGTTTTGCATAAAATGACTCATTTCGTAATTTAATTTGGTGATAATACAACTGCTACATTGCAAAAACCTATAATACTCTAAATCTAACTAGTGAATGTTATTTAATACGGTATTCTACCTCAGAAGTGACTTGATAAATGCACTTTCTGCTGTTCTTTATGAAAGATATTGATGGTTCAGGCATTTAAAACCGTGCATGTGTTAATTACCGCacaaacaatgcattttcattcaattaaaaacaggTGTTGCCAGTATTCAACCATTATCTGACCACATCATTCTgttttcattgttcatttttataaacactttgggggggggggggggtgaaaaaacattagcatttaacaaaagcaatgcaggtttaatAGAGTTTAAatctgctgtgtttcagtgcaaGCAACTTACTCCGTTCTAAAGACTCAGTCAGGACGTGATTATTCGATAAGAATAACGCCGCGTTTTAACACCACACGAAAAAGCCGTGGTGCTAAAAAGCACCTGTGGAGTGCTCTACCTGAAGGGCGAGTTAACAGTCCATATCGGCTGCAGCCCTTCTCAACGGGGAGACAAAGGTGGCATTACTTATGTCCCCTTCACCTGCAAAGGACCACAGAGTGAGCAGAGGCCGCGATGGCGAACCTGgaattatattcatttttattattattaataataataatacatttattttatgtagcgcttttcatgaactcaaagacgcttgaatttttggtattttaagcTTGTTcaagcactttggtcaactgcggttgttgtaaatgtgccatataaataaactttgacttgacttgacatTGACTTGGAGGGTCTGTCTCTCCCGAAGCCACCTGGGATTTAGGGTCGCTCCGCGCGGTGCCTATTGGGTCATCGCTAACcagttacaggcatttagcagacgctcctatccagagcgatttacacaactctttacacacagcatttatatctatttatactgctggatatatctgctgacccctggactttccacctctgaattTCACTTTTGCTCTTATCTTGCCTGGGAAAAGCCAGTGTCCTTCACAACTCATTGGAGGTTTATTGCGTTTGAATGTCCCACTCTACGCTCAGCGAGATCATTGGATTCAGATCACAGGCTGGGAAAAGGGTATTAGGTTCTCACTATAAGCGATTATCTTGTAGCTTAATGGGGTCCCATATTACAGCGTAGATTAATTGCTATGATAATGAAGATAAAAGTTCAACTGCCATGTGTGATATGCATTCATATCTTAACTTGCATAAAATAGTAAAGCAGCttttcttaacaaaaaatatCCCAAAACTCGCCTGCAGTTGTTCAGTAATTCAGGATGAGGTTCAGTTGTTCAGGATTTCTTGAAAATGAAGCCGCTGGTAAATGTAGGCTAATCCAAGCCTGCTGTTGCGCTTAGTGTTATACAAGTTAgctaaacaaaattaaatctgtTCTGGCATGGGAAATATTTGTATAGGTTTTAGTTACTATAACTAGAGTAggttttagttatttattttccggCTAAGTTCTTTGGTTAATACAGGCCACAGTAAGGAGTGAGGTAAATACTGGGTCTAATCTAGTTAAGTAAATTCCCAGCAGCCCACGGTCTCTCAGGTGTaggagagggactgagagatggagagaggtgtAGGAGAGGGACTGAGAGGTGTAGGAAAAGGTGGAGAGAggtgttggagagggacagaggcgGAGAGGTGTAGGAGAGGGActgagaggtggggagaggtgtaggagagggactgagaggcagagagaggtgtaggagagagacagagaggcagagagaggtgtaggagagggatggagaggtgTAGGAAAAGGTGGAGAGAGGTGTAGGAGAGGAccgagaggcggagagagaggggaccgGGCGCACCTGTTTTGCGGACGCCCCCGTCGGTGGAGCAGGTGTAGTCGCTGGCCGCCAGCAGGAAGCAGGTGCCCCCGGCGCTCCTGCGGATCCTGTCGCGCGTGCTGGACCTCCGCAGGGGGTTGCAGTCCTCCGGGGAGAGGGTGAGGTCACTTCCCCCGCTGCAGTCGCCTGAAAGCACTGctccggggtggggggtggggggggagggttggcgGGGGAGTTAGAGACAATGCACGACACACATCAAACACTCACATCAAGCGTGTGCTACAGCCATAGGgcgtacagaaacacactcacaagggagggggggggagcttaaAGGTCACTTAGAGACTCAAAATAGACATGGTCTCTGGGGTCAAGGTGTGAATCATGATGCGCTGAGATTGGCACCCCGgatgggacactgctgttgaacTCTCGAGTGCTGTCCctcagtggtttaaaaaaacaaaccacagtTTAAAGTACTCCGGCACCATCTctggtacaaataaataatgaaaataatatctGATTTTTGAGTGCTGCACccaagttacacaaacacacactatgcactacacacacacacacacacacacacacacacgcacacgttgTCTGTATCCCTCTCAATCTTTCACACCCACGTGCAAAGTATCGGGAGCATTATTTGCATCCCGGAATAATTACTACATGCAGCTGGTTATATTCAGATCTATTCAggctgcaaaacaaaaggggaAACACCCTGCCATTAAAAGCATACAATACAACCCGGCACGCTAACCCACTACGccacacagcagctgctgctgccgctgctcaCCCGATCTGTTGCGTTCCAGCACCCTGTTCCCCCGGTTTCCCAGGCAGGGGTCCACCTGGGTGCTGTTGCAGGTGAGGTTGAGCTCCGCGTGGCCGTAGGTGGGGGACCCGGCCTGCGTGCCCTGGGGGATgtgcttcttcctcttcttgggCAGCTTCTGCTTGGCCATGGCCAGCGAGTAGTACATCCCGAAGTTGTTGACGATGACGGGCACGGGCATGGCGATGGTCAGCACCCCAGCCAGGGCGCACAGGGCGCCCACCAGCATGCCCGTCCAGGTCTTGGGGTACATGTCGCCGTAGCCCAGCGTGGTCATGGTGACCACCGCCCACCAGAAGCCGATGGGGATGTTCTTGAACTCGGTGTGCTTGCTGGCGGTGGGGTCGGTGGGGCTGGCCCCGACGCGCTCGGCGTAGTAGATCATGGTGGCGAAGATGAGCACACCCAGGGCGAGGaagatgatgaggaggaggaactCGTTGATGCTGGCGCGGAGCGTGTGGCCCAGCACGCGGAGACCCACAAAGTGGCGGGTGAGCTTGAAGATGCGCAGGATCCGCACGAATCGCACCACCCGCAGGAAGCCCAGCACGTCCTTGGCGGCCTTGGAGGAGAGCCCGCTCAGCCCCACCTCCAGGTAGAAGGGCAGGATGGCCACGAAGTCGATGATGTTCAGCACGCTCTTGACGAACTCCAGCTTGTCCGGGCTGAAGGTCACCCGCACCAGGAACTCGATGGTGAACCAGAGGACGCAGACGCCCTCCACGTAGGTGAGCGCCGGGTCGGTCTCGATCTCGTAGTGCGGGCCCGGGTCCGGCAGGCTCGCGTTGCGCGACGCGTCCGTCTTGTTGACGATGGTGTTGAAGGCCTCGTGCGTCTCCAGGCAGAAGGTGGTGATGGAGACGAGGATGAAGAACAAGGAGGCGAAGGCCACAAACtgcaagaggagagaggggcagagccAGCTGTTTAGACAGGCAGGCATATATGGAGCACCCATCCAGTAAACTGCTTAGGTTGATCTATATTCTTGGTTTATTTAATCAAGCACTTTTCTGGGGTTCGCTTGTTCCATATGCAAGTTCCATAGGATCCATATTTCAAAGCGCGCACACAATCACAGTCTGTCTCTCgcgttcactcacacacccgtGCTCACATACTTTTTCAGTATGTGTAAAGAAATCTGTGGAGAAAGACTGTGGTGCAATGGTTCAAGTTCAGGTAATttatgattatattttattattataaaagatCTTTGTGGAAAGGTGTCAGACATAAGCTTACATATGTTTGTGACCAGATTTGCACAATGTATCACAACATAAGAGATCCTctggaaaacagaaatgagaGAACTTGATTATCTTCTTGTGTAGTGAGTCCTCCCAGTTCTTGATTCAAAAATCAACATTCAGCAATTAGATGACCAAGCAACTTGGTACGCTCCCACCTACTGATCCCCTGTCAATAATTATAGACTGAATACCACAACAACTTGACTCATCCATCAGAGTACACACCCTTCTGTCACACCATTGAGAAGAAATCGGATGGTCATGCAGTTGTGAAACAGAACCAGAGATCATAATAAGGTTATGGAACGATGATACCATCTGAATTTGATTTTTGGAAAAGCCCTGCCTTGTACGTTCCTAAATGCTGAAGAAAAGAAGACCTAGACGAAATTCTGGCATGGTTCCAGCCTGGCTGGAAGCAGATCCAGCTGGTTTTAAGCTGGTTTGGAGATGGTCAAGCTTGGCGACAAGATGGTTGAGAGAGCAACAAAGCTGGCAAGACCATGTCCAGATGGAgtccagctggagcagaagctggttcCTGCTAGATTCCATCTTAGGCTGGTGGCTGGAATTTCTGACAGGGAAACGTTGCCAGTTTGTACAATCGCGGAAGAATTCACCCTCCCACCCAACCATTCAACTTAATCAAATGACATTGACATTTTGCTATGTGTGTCATGAGAATTTtgagtgaatttttatttgaagcaGTGTTGAGGTGTATTTTTAATCAAAGCTCTCTTTGATGCCCCTTCTGACGACGGCTGTCCTTTATTTCGGGCTTGAACTAAGTCTGAGCTCCAGAAGCCAAGTTTCTCACACTGCATTCTTGCGATGTAGGTCATTCTACCCCAATGGGGTAAGCCAGCAATCTCACAAAGTGTGCTAACAAGGCGCCTCTTTTGATGTACCATAAatgctattcttttttttcttttttctttttttttttttttagaaagttcCAGCAATCAGCTAGCTCATGCAGgtaaaaacctgcaaacacttTTGACTGGACAAACGGTTGTGACACCTGTGCAATTCACACTCACTGCAGCaattatatataattgtataatcATACCTaattgggtttttttatttgaatttagaCAGTACAATTTTTCACCGCTTCTTGTACTGTGGGAAGTGGTGGGCAGTGAGAACCCCTATAAAAGTCAACAGCGCAAGTGCATTAACAAGTGCTAATGAGCATGCAATTTGTATGTGAAAAGGCTAGGAGAAGAACCCAAGGAGCTTGATGACCCACCAGGCCGGGATGACATTGCTACCTGGAGTACAGGACTGCCTGGTGAGATGCAAGTGGAGTCAACTTGGCTTGGAGCCAACCCACAGCAAATATTATGGCCTATATGCATCTATGAAGTCCCTATCTCGTTAGATGAGGGCTAACCAGGAAGGGTTTGCCGCTTTCTTTAAAGGTGACTTGGTTTACTACAAAGCCTCACCAGTACCACACACTATGTCAACAGaagcaaaaaaagcatttgaagagtcgttttaaaaaatttattctaagtcagtgttctagaactctctTGCTTTCTATtagcagtagtgattgttacatcagcattactatgttcagttaagaacattccaatcacatatgtCATCTTGCTCCATAAATGGTTTAGCATTAAGCAGACATTCTTACCCAGAGCAATTTTCACagcttacattatttttttttcatacagtccattttacagcagtaatattttactgaagagaTTTAGTACTGAAGCAAAGTAccattgctcaagggtataatgacagtgccccacctgggaatcaaaccaacAAATCTACACATGCATGCCCAGTTTGCATATTATTCGGACACAGTGCCACACCAAAGAATTAAAATTACAATACTAAGGATCGGAAGATCTTCAAGGCAACTTCGGCAAGAAATGCCATCAAAACAGGGAGATAATTAAGGGCAGCAGAGACCGTATTTACTGAGTAATGTATATAGTATTGTCTCGTAGTGCATCTATGTATGTATTCACATACACAGCCAAGTCGAAACATCAGTCTTATTTAAATAAACGTGCTTTATTTTCTATGAGTCCTCCAGTGTCTATTTTTGGTAGTCTCTCTGAAGAGCCcgggtatatattttttagttaCATGCACTGTCCCATACTGAGAGCACCTTCTGTCTTTTATAAGATTTGGCTTATAAAAGAGACTCTCT
The nucleotide sequence above comes from Anguilla rostrata isolate EN2019 chromosome 7, ASM1855537v3, whole genome shotgun sequence. Encoded proteins:
- the kcnc2 gene encoding potassium voltage-gated channel subfamily C member 2 isoform X3; the encoded protein is MGKIDDNERIILNVGGTRHETYRTTLKTLPGTRLALLASEADTESVLDQLQQVPGFLEYNPKNNEYFFDRHPGVFAYVLNYYRTGKLHCPADVCGPLFEEELSFWGIDETDVEPCCWMTYRQHRDAEEALDVFELNVDNGDGEEEDINKRLGIEDVVSPDGNVSRWKKWQPVIWNLFEDPYSSRAARFVAFASLFFILVSITTFCLETHEAFNTIVNKTDASRNASLPDPGPHYEIETDPALTYVEGVCVLWFTIEFLVRVTFSPDKLEFVKSVLNIIDFVAILPFYLEVGLSGLSSKAAKDVLGFLRVVRFVRILRIFKLTRHFVGLRVLGHTLRASINEFLLLIIFLALGVLIFATMIYYAERVGASPTDPTASKHTEFKNIPIGFWWAVVTMTTLGYGDMYPKTWTGMLVGALCALAGVLTIAMPVPVIVNNFGMYYSLAMAKQKLPKKRKKHIPQGTQAGSPTYGHAELNLTCNSTQVDPCLGNRGNRVLERNRSVLSGDCSGGSDLTLSPEDCNPLRRSSTRDRIRRSAGGTCFLLAASDYTCSTDGGVRKTGAENCKDVVFTGCIQAESSTLS
- the kcnc2 gene encoding potassium voltage-gated channel subfamily C member 2 isoform X2, producing the protein MGKIDDNERIILNVGGTRHETYRTTLKTLPGTRLALLASEADTESVLDQLQQVPGFLEYNPKNNEYFFDRHPGVFAYVLNYYRTGKLHCPADVCGPLFEEELSFWGIDETDVEPCCWMTYRQHRDAEEALDVFELNVDNGDGEEEDINKRLGIEDVVSPDGNVSRWKKWQPVIWNLFEDPYSSRAARFVAFASLFFILVSITTFCLETHEAFNTIVNKTDASRNASLPDPGPHYEIETDPALTYVEGVCVLWFTIEFLVRVTFSPDKLEFVKSVLNIIDFVAILPFYLEVGLSGLSSKAAKDVLGFLRVVRFVRILRIFKLTRHFVGLRVLGHTLRASINEFLLLIIFLALGVLIFATMIYYAERVGASPTDPTASKHTEFKNIPIGFWWAVVTMTTLGYGDMYPKTWTGMLVGALCALAGVLTIAMPVPVIVNNFGMYYSLAMAKQKLPKKRKKHIPQGTQAGSPTYGHAELNLTCNSTQVDPCLGNRGNRVLERNRSVLSGDCSGGSDLTLSPEDCNPLRRSSTRDRIRRSAGGTCFLLAASDYTCSTDGGVRKTGYEKSRSLSNIAGLAGSALRLSPVTSPYNSPCPMRRSRSPIPSIL
- the kcnc2 gene encoding potassium voltage-gated channel subfamily C member 2 isoform X4, which encodes MGKIDDNERIILNVGGTRHETYRTTLKTLPGTRLALLASEADTESVLDQLQQVPGFLEYNPKNNEYFFDRHPGVFAYVLNYYRTGKLHCPADVCGPLFEEELSFWGIDETDVEPCCWMTYRQHRDAEEALDVFELNVDNGDGEEEDINKRLGIEDVVSPDGNVSRWKKWQPVIWNLFEDPYSSRAARFVAFASLFFILVSITTFCLETHEAFNTIVNKTDASRNASLPDPGPHYEIETDPALTYVEGVCVLWFTIEFLVRVTFSPDKLEFVKSVLNIIDFVAILPFYLEVGLSGLSSKAAKDVLGFLRVVRFVRILRIFKLTRHFVGLRVLGHTLRASINEFLLLIIFLALGVLIFATMIYYAERVGASPTDPTASKHTEFKNIPIGFWWAVVTMTTLGYGDMYPKTWTGMLVGALCALAGVLTIAMPVPVIVNNFGMYYSLAMAKQKLPKKRKKHIPQGTQAGSPTYGHAELNLTCNSTQVDPCLGNRGNRVLERNRSVLSGDCSGGSDLTLSPEDCNPLRRSSTRDRIRRSAGGTCFLLAASDYTCSTDGGVRKTGAPAKSRSLSNIAGLAGSALRLSPVTSPYNSPCPMRRSRSPIPSIL
- the kcnc2 gene encoding potassium voltage-gated channel subfamily C member 2 isoform X1, with the protein product MGKIDDNERIILNVGGTRHETYRTTLKTLPGTRLALLASEADTESVLDQLQQVPGFLEYNPKNNEYFFDRHPGVFAYVLNYYRTGKLHCPADVCGPLFEEELSFWGIDETDVEPCCWMTYRQHRDAEEALDVFELNVDNGDGEEEDINKRLGIEDVVSPDGNVSRWKKWQPVIWNLFEDPYSSRAARFVAFASLFFILVSITTFCLETHEAFNTIVNKTDASRNASLPDPGPHYEIETDPALTYVEGVCVLWFTIEFLVRVTFSPDKLEFVKSVLNIIDFVAILPFYLEVGLSGLSSKAAKDVLGFLRVVRFVRILRIFKLTRHFVGLRVLGHTLRASINEFLLLIIFLALGVLIFATMIYYAERVGASPTDPTASKHTEFKNIPIGFWWAVVTMTTLGYGDMYPKTWTGMLVGALCALAGVLTIAMPVPVIVNNFGMYYSLAMAKQKLPKKRKKHIPQGTQAGSPTYGHAELNLTCNSTQVDPCLGNRGNRVLERNRSVLSGDCSGGSDLTLSPEDCNPLRRSSTRDRIRRSAGGTCFLLAASDYTCSTDGGVRKTGAPGPLSLRLSVLSYTSLHLFLHLSIPLLHLSLPLCLSPTPLSASQSLSYTSPHLSVPLLHLSASVPLQHLSPPFPTPLSPSPTPLSISQSLSYT